The following coding sequences lie in one Bacteroides helcogenes P 36-108 genomic window:
- a CDS encoding YjbH domain-containing protein: MMKFKRLFFILFSCLSLEASAQLTYGTTGLLHAPSAEMQRDKTVMIGGNFMNRELTPPTWYYHTYNYFLNVTIFPWMEVAYTCTLFKAEALGLAPYGYTGFTNQDRYFSLRLRALKEGQFWKHMPAVVFGTSDPYTESGDGQISSTDGNGYFCRFYVAATKHIPLGREEIGVHLSYLYNKRNEYKLNGLALGVTYNPTFHPQLRLIAEYDSKDFALGATYLLFNHLHIQMEMQKMRYFTGGLTYKIYLK; encoded by the coding sequence ATGATGAAGTTTAAACGACTTTTTTTCATACTGTTTTCCTGCTTGTCGTTGGAGGCATCCGCCCAGTTGACGTATGGAACCACAGGACTCCTGCATGCTCCCTCCGCCGAGATGCAACGTGACAAGACCGTCATGATTGGCGGTAATTTCATGAACAGGGAACTGACTCCTCCCACCTGGTATTACCATACTTACAATTACTTCCTGAATGTCACCATATTCCCCTGGATGGAAGTGGCATACACTTGCACCCTGTTCAAAGCCGAGGCACTGGGACTGGCGCCCTACGGATACACGGGATTCACGAATCAGGACAGGTATTTCTCCCTCCGCCTGAGAGCCTTGAAGGAGGGGCAATTCTGGAAGCACATGCCGGCTGTGGTATTCGGAACTTCCGATCCTTACACGGAATCGGGAGACGGGCAAATTTCATCGACAGACGGGAACGGCTATTTCTGCCGTTTTTATGTGGCCGCCACCAAGCATATCCCTCTGGGCAGGGAAGAAATAGGCGTGCACCTTTCTTATCTTTATAACAAACGGAATGAATACAAGCTGAACGGGCTTGCGCTGGGCGTCACCTATAATCCCACCTTTCATCCGCAATTGAGGCTGATAGCCGAATATGACTCCAAGGATTTTGCTTTGGGAGCTACCTATTTATTGTTCAACCATCTGCACATACAGATGGAGATGCAGAAGATGCGGTATTTCACAGGAGGACTCACTTATAAGATTTACTTAAAATAG
- a CDS encoding OmpA family protein produces the protein MKYKFLVLSLLLAGVGVSADAQEKKEAGDNIFVGAGVGAMTVLNDGINSPTLNINVQIGKYLTPTWGVRGVVSGAWQSLETQSTGYSAYCKKFGEINLDAMLNLNSLFGNKNVNRAVDVYLFGGPTMNIGRAVSGSINYTGSDVTLTPGTTTTIPMDKNISFAAGDAKVRIGATVGLGLAYNLNEKWAINLEGRLGVTPSLFGTGSDCRKAEATARLNLGFAYTFGGKNFAKPCDVDVDALNDEINRYRSELAQSQADLANAKNALANAKPAETKEVVKEVQVAGPRAIFFKIGSAKIDDYGKVNIQLAAKTLKGNSDRKYKIAGYCDKATGSSSWNQKLSEKRAQAVYDALIAEGVDKDQLELVGFGGTENMFGKNFLNRVVILE, from the coding sequence ATGAAATATAAATTTTTAGTATTGTCTCTTCTCTTAGCTGGTGTAGGTGTCTCTGCCGATGCTCAGGAGAAAAAAGAAGCCGGCGATAATATATTCGTCGGTGCTGGAGTAGGTGCTATGACCGTCTTGAATGATGGAATAAATTCACCGACTCTCAACATCAATGTGCAGATAGGTAAGTATCTGACTCCAACATGGGGCGTGCGTGGCGTTGTCAGCGGCGCATGGCAGAGTCTGGAAACACAGTCCACCGGTTACAGTGCATACTGCAAGAAATTTGGTGAGATCAATCTGGACGCTATGTTGAATCTGAACAGCTTGTTTGGTAACAAAAATGTGAACCGTGCTGTGGATGTGTATTTGTTCGGTGGTCCTACAATGAACATTGGCCGTGCTGTCAGTGGTTCTATCAACTACACCGGTTCTGACGTTACTTTGACTCCGGGTACTACCACCACCATTCCTATGGATAAGAATATCTCTTTTGCAGCCGGTGATGCTAAAGTACGCATTGGCGCAACTGTAGGTTTGGGATTGGCTTATAACCTCAACGAGAAATGGGCTATCAACCTCGAAGGCCGTTTGGGTGTAACCCCTTCTCTCTTCGGTACTGGAAGCGATTGCCGTAAGGCTGAAGCTACCGCCCGTCTGAATTTGGGCTTTGCCTATACTTTCGGTGGCAAGAACTTTGCAAAACCATGTGATGTTGATGTTGATGCTCTTAATGATGAAATCAACAGATACAGAAGCGAACTTGCACAGTCACAGGCTGACTTGGCTAACGCTAAGAATGCATTGGCTAACGCAAAACCTGCTGAAACTAAGGAAGTTGTTAAGGAAGTTCAGGTTGCCGGTCCTCGCGCCATCTTCTTCAAGATCGGTAGTGCCAAGATTGATGACTATGGCAAGGTTAACATCCAGTTGGCTGCTAAAACTCTGAAAGGCAATTCTGATAGAAAGTACAAGATTGCAGGTTACTGTGACAAGGCTACCGGTAGTTCTTCTTGGAATCAGAAGTTGTCTGAAAAACGTGCCCAGGCCGTTTACGATGCTCTGATTGCAGAAGGTGTTGACAAAGACCAACTCGAACTCGTAGGATTCGGCGGTACTGAGAACATGTTCGGAAAGAACTTCCTGAACCGCGTGGTTATCCTGGAATAA
- a CDS encoding DUF3869 domain-containing protein: protein MRKVNFLSSLNTKLVLAVSVVAGFALTGCTKEDFNVNVPNINVTVPEVTIPEAEAGVAYVNLSATSANGNTLDGVVFTDETGAALEASVAYKAAATFKVYASKDGYTTVVKTVNVPALQKGAYVVIPVNFVLEAVAEDVAVENGEKLSEEPIISDPVEQVFTGEFAAGTVIVKEVPVPVGGYVTPEQKAALLSEVDALTGPDTRATLSDEEKANLMTAQGLLRDKINALPTTAKTGLQSIAFTLTEAASSVTFNVTTQLEIYAAKLTAIVADKSYSVTGEQTIPAASSIEATAEGVAIDHSHGHGDSTNAGGGIGGK from the coding sequence ATGAGAAAAGTTAATTTTTTGAGCAGTCTGAATACTAAATTGGTATTAGCTGTGTCTGTGGTAGCCGGTTTTGCATTAACTGGCTGTACAAAGGAAGATTTCAATGTAAATGTTCCTAATATTAATGTTACTGTACCCGAAGTGACAATTCCGGAGGCTGAGGCCGGTGTAGCTTATGTGAACCTGTCCGCAACTTCTGCTAATGGCAATACGTTGGATGGTGTAGTATTTACAGATGAAACCGGTGCTGCGTTGGAAGCTTCTGTTGCATACAAAGCTGCTGCAACTTTTAAGGTATATGCTTCTAAAGACGGATATACTACGGTTGTCAAGACTGTAAATGTACCTGCACTTCAGAAGGGTGCATACGTTGTTATTCCTGTAAACTTTGTACTGGAAGCAGTAGCGGAAGATGTTGCTGTTGAAAACGGAGAAAAACTGAGTGAAGAACCTATCATTAGCGACCCTGTTGAACAAGTATTTACAGGAGAATTTGCCGCTGGTACAGTTATTGTAAAGGAAGTACCCGTTCCCGTAGGTGGATATGTAACACCCGAACAAAAAGCAGCTCTTTTGAGTGAGGTTGACGCTTTGACAGGTCCTGACACCCGTGCCACTTTGTCTGATGAAGAAAAAGCTAACTTGATGACAGCTCAAGGACTTCTTCGTGACAAAATCAATGCTCTTCCTACAACTGCCAAGACAGGACTGCAATCCATTGCTTTCACTTTGACTGAAGCTGCGAGCAGTGTAACCTTTAATGTTACCACTCAACTGGAAATTTATGCTGCAAAATTGACTGCAATTGTTGCTGACAAGAGTTATAGTGTAACTGGTGAACAGACAATCCCCGCAGCCAGCTCTATCGAAGCTACTGCTGAAGGTGTGGCAATCGATCATAGTCATGGTCACGGCGATAGCACAAATGCCGGTGGAGGTATTGGCGGTAAATAA
- a CDS encoding site-specific integrase — protein sequence MKRQLKTKDPIKVRMKKLSNGYQSIYLDIYTNGKRKYEFLKLYLIPETEKEDKLRNDETLKLANAIKSQKIVELQNETYNFNRTGFPHIKLINYIEKIVQSGSTNRAKKDILQAIIHHLKRYDPQGILLEKIDKSYILGFIEYLKKAKQQHHKAEKGLHTNTQLYYFKMLRYCLNHAVSEEYISENPINKIKNEEKPKNHKREREYLTISELKRLVRTPFYNKLLKQAFLFSCFCGLRHCDIAALKWKNIHYDDAHNASLSIVQQKTQEAISLPLSHEAVKYLPERDMAQDDDTVFAGLISLSRSNIILDKWAKQADIQKHITFHVARHTHATMLLTLGADLYTVSKLLGHTNIQTTQIYAKIVDESKVKAIALIPDIS from the coding sequence ATGAAAAGACAATTAAAAACGAAAGACCCCATTAAAGTACGAATGAAAAAATTATCTAACGGTTATCAATCTATATATCTTGATATATATACAAATGGAAAACGGAAATATGAATTCTTAAAACTATACCTGATACCCGAAACGGAAAAAGAAGACAAACTCAGAAATGATGAAACTTTAAAACTGGCCAATGCCATCAAATCGCAGAAAATCGTAGAACTCCAGAATGAAACATACAACTTTAATCGCACCGGATTCCCTCATATAAAACTAATCAATTATATAGAGAAGATAGTACAATCCGGCAGCACAAACAGAGCCAAGAAAGACATTTTACAAGCTATTATTCATCATTTGAAGCGCTACGACCCACAAGGGATATTGCTCGAAAAGATAGACAAAAGCTATATTTTAGGGTTTATAGAATATCTGAAAAAAGCCAAACAACAGCACCATAAAGCAGAAAAGGGATTACACACCAACACCCAACTCTACTATTTCAAAATGCTCCGCTACTGCCTAAACCACGCTGTTTCCGAAGAATATATATCTGAGAATCCCATAAACAAAATAAAAAATGAAGAAAAGCCCAAGAATCACAAAAGGGAAAGGGAATACCTCACCATCAGCGAACTAAAACGTTTGGTCCGTACCCCCTTTTATAACAAGCTATTGAAACAGGCATTCTTGTTCAGTTGCTTCTGTGGATTGAGACACTGTGACATTGCGGCACTCAAATGGAAAAATATTCACTATGATGATGCCCACAATGCTTCCCTAAGCATTGTTCAGCAGAAGACACAAGAAGCCATATCACTGCCTTTAAGCCATGAGGCAGTAAAGTATTTACCGGAAAGGGACATGGCACAAGATGATGATACGGTGTTTGCCGGTTTGATATCCTTGAGCCGCAGCAATATAATATTGGATAAATGGGCCAAGCAAGCTGATATACAGAAGCATATCACCTTCCACGTGGCCCGCCATACACATGCCACTATGCTACTGACATTGGGAGCCGATTTATACACTGTATCCAAGCTGTTGGGACACACAAATATACAGACAACCCAGATTTATGCAAAAATTGTCGATGAAAGCAAAGTAAAAGCCATAGCATTAATACCTGACATCAGTTAA
- a CDS encoding DUF3869 domain-containing protein — protein MKKSKFLNGMGAIFAFAVVFMTGSLLTSCEKEDLNATFQTSPAEVTLNVSVMDALTGNDVTAKATITVTGALTATGTTTFANGFAGGAVNITATYDGMTGTATVNTDAKKVGGKITYSANIILSSEYNFVMKSQEEAAMVTKPLSDQTHSHNGSDWCLNDKEYMLTRTFEYYAYNEQKATTDYATLSSLATSMTYDKSQKKEVTYTFSAWSYYRVIYKGTVTTTTYNIVRKGGTDTVGTFTVVSKNNYSIEPEEAAFNAHYSHGHGHGTQNAGGGLIEAE, from the coding sequence ATGAAGAAAAGTAAATTCTTAAATGGCATGGGTGCGATATTCGCATTTGCCGTAGTATTTATGACAGGTTCTCTACTTACATCTTGTGAGAAAGAGGATTTGAATGCAACTTTCCAGACCAGTCCTGCAGAAGTTACATTAAACGTATCTGTAATGGATGCATTGACCGGTAATGACGTCACTGCCAAGGCTACGATTACAGTTACCGGCGCTTTGACCGCTACCGGTACAACAACTTTCGCCAATGGCTTTGCAGGCGGTGCTGTTAACATCACTGCCACTTACGATGGCATGACAGGAACGGCTACCGTAAATACAGATGCAAAGAAGGTTGGTGGCAAGATTACTTATAGCGCTAACATCATTCTTTCTTCAGAGTATAACTTTGTTATGAAATCTCAAGAGGAAGCTGCTATGGTTACAAAACCGTTAAGTGATCAGACTCACTCTCATAATGGCAGTGACTGGTGTTTGAACGACAAAGAGTATATGCTGACGCGCACTTTTGAATATTATGCTTACAATGAGCAAAAAGCAACGACAGACTATGCGACATTGAGCAGTTTAGCCACCAGCATGACCTATGACAAGAGCCAAAAGAAGGAGGTAACATATACTTTCTCTGCATGGTCTTATTACAGAGTAATCTACAAAGGCACTGTTACTACGACCACTTACAACATAGTACGTAAGGGTGGAACTGATACAGTTGGTACATTCACTGTTGTTTCCAAGAACAACTATAGCATAGAGCCTGAAGAAGCAGCATTCAATGCACACTACTCTCACGGACACGGTCATGGAACTCAAAACGCAGGTGGCGGTCTCATTGAAGCTGAATAA